A genomic segment from Desulfurobacterium atlanticum encodes:
- the recA gene encoding recombinase RecA codes for MEEGREKVLKEALKQIKRAFGEGSIMFLGEKPSVEIPSISTGSIGIDYATGIGGIPRGRITEIYGPESSGKTTLALHVIANAQKEGGVAAFIDAEHALDPLYAKKLGINLDELLISQPDSGEQALEIAETLVRSGAVDVIVIDSVAALVPSAELKGDMGDSHVGLQARLMSQALRKLTAATNKSNAALIFINQLREKIGGMGYGPNETTTGGRALKFYASLRIDVRNIGGIKGKEEERLGHTAKIKIVKNKLAPPFREAIVEIYYGEGISRFAELLILGEKLGIVKKSGAWYSYGDIRLGQGKEKARKYLKEHPEIAEEIESKIREKLYGKPE; via the coding sequence ATGGAAGAAGGAAGAGAAAAAGTTTTAAAAGAAGCCTTAAAGCAGATAAAAAGGGCTTTCGGTGAAGGCTCCATAATGTTTTTAGGAGAGAAACCTTCTGTAGAAATTCCATCCATAAGCACAGGTTCCATAGGTATAGATTATGCCACAGGAATAGGAGGTATTCCAAGGGGAAGAATAACGGAAATTTACGGACCGGAATCGTCTGGTAAAACAACCCTTGCACTTCATGTTATTGCAAATGCTCAAAAAGAGGGTGGAGTTGCTGCATTTATAGATGCAGAACACGCCCTTGACCCCTTATATGCCAAAAAACTGGGAATAAACCTTGATGAACTTTTAATTTCACAACCTGACAGTGGTGAACAGGCCCTTGAAATTGCTGAAACCCTTGTAAGAAGTGGAGCAGTTGACGTTATTGTAATAGACTCTGTAGCCGCCCTTGTCCCTTCTGCAGAACTTAAAGGGGATATGGGAGATTCCCATGTAGGACTACAGGCAAGGCTTATGAGTCAGGCTTTAAGAAAATTAACAGCTGCCACAAACAAAAGTAACGCAGCTTTAATATTTATAAATCAGCTAAGGGAAAAGATAGGCGGAATGGGCTATGGTCCAAACGAAACAACCACCGGCGGAAGAGCTTTAAAATTTTACGCTTCTTTAAGGATAGATGTAAGAAATATCGGTGGTATAAAAGGAAAAGAGGAAGAGAGACTTGGCCATACAGCAAAAATAAAAATTGTAAAAAATAAGCTAGCTCCTCCTTTCAGAGAAGCAATTGTTGAAATCTACTACGGAGAGGGAATATCACGATTCGCAGAGCTTCTCATACTGGGAGAAAAACTGGGAATTGTTAAAAAAAGTGGCGCTTGGTACTCATACGGAGATATAAGGCTTGGACAGGGGAAAGAAAAGGCGAGAAAATACCTAAAAGAACACCCAGAAATAGCAGAAGAGATAGAAAGCAAAATAAGGGAGAAACTTTATGGTAAGCCTGAATGA
- a CDS encoding MTAP family purine nucleoside phosphorylase — MILVLGGSGAYFIDKEKFGKVLWKRRIETPFGLSNPVYKIKALNGFEFLFLSRHGEKDYEVTAPFVNYRANIYAAKECGAERIVAWTGPGSMRDDYKPGDYVVPDDIIDFTKKRNYTFFEKKGLGFIRQNPVFCPQIREGLKKVLEKLDFSFHDGGVYVCTEGPRLETPAEIRMFRQLGGDLIGMTLVPEVFLAKELEMCYGAICYVTNYAEGIKPYGFKEGILFEGMLTDEQKKLVDRAVERFPEIMLALIEYLYKLDRTCPCGNLMKRYKLKGMIGENWRDWVK, encoded by the coding sequence GTGATTTTAGTGCTTGGTGGAAGCGGTGCTTACTTTATTGATAAAGAGAAGTTTGGGAAAGTTTTATGGAAAAGAAGGATAGAAACGCCTTTTGGGTTATCAAATCCTGTTTATAAAATTAAAGCTCTTAATGGTTTTGAGTTTCTTTTCCTTTCAAGACATGGAGAAAAGGACTATGAGGTGACGGCTCCATTTGTAAACTATAGGGCAAATATATATGCAGCTAAAGAGTGCGGTGCTGAAAGGATAGTCGCGTGGACAGGGCCCGGGTCGATGAGAGATGATTATAAGCCGGGGGATTATGTTGTTCCTGATGATATTATAGATTTTACAAAGAAGAGGAACTATACCTTCTTTGAGAAAAAGGGTCTTGGATTTATTCGTCAAAATCCTGTTTTTTGTCCTCAGATAAGGGAAGGATTGAAAAAAGTTCTTGAAAAACTTGATTTTTCCTTTCATGATGGTGGTGTGTATGTTTGCACTGAGGGCCCGAGACTTGAAACTCCGGCGGAAATAAGGATGTTTAGGCAGCTTGGCGGTGACCTTATAGGGATGACTCTTGTTCCGGAAGTTTTTTTAGCTAAAGAGCTTGAGATGTGTTACGGAGCTATCTGTTATGTTACAAACTATGCAGAGGGTATAAAACCTTACGGGTTTAAAGAGGGGATTTTATTTGAAGGGATGCTTACTGATGAGCAGAAGAAACTTGTTGATAGAGCTGTGGAAAGATTTCCTGAGATAATGCTTGCTCTTATAGAATATCTTTATAAGCTTGATAGAACTTGTCCTTGTGGAAACTTGATGAAAAGGTACAAATTAAAGGGAATGATAGGAGAGAATTGGAGAGATTGGGTTAAATAA
- the alaS gene encoding alanine--tRNA ligase, with protein sequence MTGKEIREAFLSFFEKKGHKRVKSSSLIPSNDPTLLFTNAGMVQFKDYFLGKEKPPFKRATSCQKCMRAGGKHNDLENVGRTGRHHTFFEMLGNFSFGDYFKKEAIEFAWELVTEVFNLPEERLYVSVYEKDDEAFEIWNKHIGLPENRIYRLGEKDNFWAMGDTGPCGPCSEIYYDRGEEFSCGDNCEIGICDCDRFLEIWNLVFMQYERDEKGNLTPLAKPSIDTGMGLERIASVLQNKPSNYETDLIFPIIKWISNTSGIPYGKSEESDISMRVIADHSRAITFLIGDGCLPSNEGRGYVLRRIIRRAARHGKLLGIEKPFLSESVDVVIEIMGDVYSEIVENKDFIKKVILKEEERFSRTLSKGLELLQEIVEKIKKSGEKEIPGEEIFRLYDTYGFPVDLILDVANDERLTADINTFEKLLHEQKERARKAWKGGSQKAISKELLDFSEKNPSAFKGYETLETTTIITGILKDDALVNSLKEGEGGILFLKETPFYPEKGGQVGDTGIIEGERFKCEVIDTQNITDNLIGHKIKVLKGEIKTSDIATARVDKERREAIKRAHTATHILHKALKEILGNHVKQAGSLVLPDRLRFDFTHFEGLTQDEIKEIEEFIFKTIIKNLPVTTTEMSYDEAIEKGAVALFGEKYGDVVRVVSIGDVSVELCGGTHVSRSGDIGMFIVTSESSVSSGTRRIEAVTGLKAWEKEQQEREIVNRLKAQLQAKEEEIVKRVEKLQSEIKEKEKEIGRLKKKLASSNLDEIVKSAPEINGIKVITVKIDGFSGKELIEIADVIRNKAGKSAVFIVSEKDGKNGILIALSKDLTDKYRAGNIIKEVAPIIGGKGGGRPDMAQGSASDLSKLEEAFAKFRDIFKNG encoded by the coding sequence ATGACAGGAAAAGAAATAAGAGAAGCTTTTCTTTCATTTTTTGAAAAGAAAGGACACAAAAGAGTGAAAAGCTCTTCGTTAATACCATCCAACGACCCAACACTGCTTTTTACAAACGCAGGCATGGTTCAGTTTAAAGATTATTTTCTCGGAAAGGAAAAACCTCCGTTTAAAAGGGCAACATCCTGTCAGAAGTGTATGAGAGCAGGCGGAAAGCATAACGACCTTGAAAATGTCGGAAGAACAGGAAGACACCACACATTCTTTGAAATGCTTGGAAATTTCTCTTTCGGAGATTATTTCAAAAAAGAAGCTATAGAATTTGCATGGGAACTTGTAACGGAAGTGTTTAACCTACCAGAAGAGAGACTGTATGTCTCTGTTTACGAAAAAGATGACGAGGCATTTGAAATATGGAATAAGCATATAGGATTGCCTGAAAACAGAATATACCGGCTTGGTGAAAAGGACAATTTCTGGGCTATGGGAGATACAGGCCCCTGCGGCCCCTGCAGTGAAATATACTACGACAGAGGAGAAGAGTTTAGCTGCGGAGACAATTGTGAAATAGGAATATGCGACTGTGACAGGTTCCTTGAAATCTGGAACCTTGTATTTATGCAGTATGAAAGGGATGAGAAAGGTAATCTAACGCCACTTGCAAAACCTTCAATAGATACAGGTATGGGGCTTGAAAGGATAGCTTCTGTTCTTCAGAACAAACCTTCAAACTACGAAACAGACCTTATATTCCCAATAATAAAATGGATAAGTAACACTTCTGGTATTCCTTACGGAAAAAGTGAAGAAAGCGATATCTCCATGAGAGTAATTGCTGACCACTCAAGAGCAATAACATTTCTTATAGGAGATGGCTGTCTTCCGTCTAACGAAGGCAGAGGGTACGTTCTGAGAAGAATAATAAGAAGAGCGGCAAGACACGGAAAGCTTTTAGGAATTGAAAAACCCTTCCTGTCTGAAAGTGTTGATGTAGTAATAGAAATAATGGGAGATGTTTATTCTGAAATCGTTGAAAATAAAGATTTTATAAAAAAAGTTATCTTAAAAGAAGAGGAACGCTTCTCAAGGACTTTATCAAAAGGGCTTGAACTTCTTCAAGAAATAGTTGAAAAGATAAAAAAGAGTGGAGAAAAAGAGATACCGGGAGAAGAGATTTTCCGCCTTTACGATACATACGGATTTCCTGTTGACCTGATCCTTGATGTCGCCAACGATGAAAGATTAACAGCAGATATTAACACCTTTGAAAAGCTCCTTCATGAGCAGAAGGAAAGAGCAAGAAAAGCATGGAAAGGTGGTTCTCAAAAAGCTATTTCTAAAGAGCTCCTTGACTTTTCAGAGAAAAATCCTTCAGCTTTTAAAGGATATGAAACACTTGAAACAACCACCATTATAACTGGAATTCTTAAAGATGACGCTCTGGTGAACTCTCTCAAAGAGGGAGAAGGGGGAATCCTGTTTCTCAAAGAAACTCCTTTTTATCCTGAAAAGGGTGGTCAGGTTGGTGATACAGGAATAATAGAGGGAGAAAGGTTTAAATGTGAAGTGATTGATACCCAAAACATTACAGATAATCTGATAGGCCATAAAATTAAAGTTTTAAAAGGAGAGATTAAAACTTCTGATATTGCTACTGCCAGAGTTGATAAAGAGCGAAGAGAGGCTATAAAAAGAGCCCATACAGCAACCCATATTCTCCACAAAGCTTTAAAAGAGATATTAGGCAACCACGTAAAACAGGCAGGTTCACTTGTTCTTCCGGACAGGCTGCGTTTTGACTTTACCCACTTTGAAGGCCTTACTCAGGATGAGATTAAAGAGATAGAGGAATTTATCTTCAAAACAATAATCAAAAATCTGCCGGTCACGACAACTGAAATGAGCTACGATGAAGCCATTGAAAAAGGTGCTGTTGCACTATTTGGAGAAAAGTACGGTGATGTTGTTAGAGTTGTAAGCATAGGAGATGTTAGTGTTGAACTTTGCGGCGGAACACATGTTAGTAGAAGTGGTGATATAGGAATGTTTATAGTTACATCAGAATCATCTGTATCGTCAGGAACAAGAAGGATAGAAGCTGTTACAGGTTTAAAAGCGTGGGAAAAGGAACAGCAGGAAAGAGAAATAGTAAATAGATTAAAAGCACAACTTCAGGCAAAAGAGGAAGAGATAGTTAAACGTGTTGAGAAGCTTCAAAGCGAGATAAAAGAGAAAGAAAAAGAGATAGGAAGGCTTAAGAAAAAGCTTGCTTCATCAAACCTTGACGAAATTGTTAAATCTGCTCCAGAAATAAACGGGATAAAGGTTATCACCGTTAAAATAGATGGATTTTCCGGAAAAGAGCTGATAGAGATAGCTGATGTTATAAGAAATAAGGCCGGAAAATCTGCTGTGTTTATCGTTTCTGAAAAGGACGGTAAAAACGGAATTTTAATAGCCCTTTCAAAAGACTTAACAGACAAATACAGAGCAGGAAACATAATAAAAGAGGTAGCACCCATTATTGGAGGAAAGGGCGGAGGAAGACCGGACATGGCTCAAGGTTCCGCCTCTGACCTGTCAAAACTTGAAGAAGCTTTTGCAAAATTTAGAGATATTTTCAAAAATGGTTAA
- the queF gene encoding preQ(1) synthase codes for MERDDFGTVKSLGKETNYVFTYKPELLEKFPNRFPGNRYWVSFNCPEFTALCPITGQPDFATIYIQYIPDKWLVESKSLKLYLFSFRNARDFHEDTVNRIAEDLFKLLEPFYIEVYGEFNPRGGISIDPFVQKFKDYDWVKELAKERFKLHRITPPDIKRNRG; via the coding sequence ATGGAAAGGGATGATTTTGGAACAGTGAAATCTCTGGGAAAGGAAACAAACTATGTATTTACCTATAAACCTGAACTTCTTGAAAAATTTCCGAACAGATTTCCCGGTAATAGATATTGGGTTTCTTTTAATTGCCCTGAGTTTACTGCATTGTGTCCTATAACTGGACAACCAGATTTTGCAACTATCTATATTCAGTACATTCCTGACAAGTGGCTTGTAGAAAGTAAATCTTTAAAACTTTACCTGTTCTCTTTTAGAAATGCCAGAGATTTTCATGAGGATACTGTTAATAGAATAGCTGAAGATTTATTTAAGTTGCTTGAGCCTTTTTATATAGAAGTTTATGGGGAATTTAATCCGCGAGGAGGAATTTCTATAGACCCTTTTGTTCAAAAGTTTAAAGATTATGACTGGGTTAAGGAGCTTGCTAAAGAGCGGTTTAAACTTCATAGGATAACACCACCTGATATTAAGCGGAACAGGGGGTAG
- a CDS encoding GGDEF domain-containing protein, with protein sequence MKELLKEKMSAFSTEKDSNIVEIKTLKYLILISLVTIPFAAILRNLYLDLEKIVVTAIIAEVLMFIAFLFHLKNRYDLSRLLTIIAIASILFGLVFQNIHFNYMWVALFPLVSFILYSYNTAVIFSSIFLFAFLFLDFGISRVPFWMKLFYLQEISTFYLFMVLGGYFYSKTLKEHETVMQYFATRDMLTGALNRHKFLEFLSHEFEKSKRFNLPLSLIMFDIDFFKKVNDTYGHDAGDMVLKRVVEIVKNNIRKIDKLVRWGGEEFIILAPNTDVKGAVCLAEKLREEIEKADFGKIGKITASFGVAGMADGDTVDDLLKRVDEALYKAKQKGRNRVEIN encoded by the coding sequence ATGAAAGAGTTGTTGAAAGAGAAAATGTCTGCTTTTAGTACTGAAAAAGATTCTAACATTGTTGAAATTAAAACTTTAAAATATTTAATTTTAATTTCTCTTGTAACTATACCTTTTGCAGCTATTTTAAGGAATTTATATCTTGATTTAGAAAAGATAGTTGTGACTGCAATTATCGCTGAAGTTTTAATGTTTATAGCTTTTCTTTTTCATCTTAAGAATAGGTATGATTTGTCCAGGTTGCTTACTATTATAGCTATTGCTTCTATTCTGTTTGGATTGGTTTTTCAAAACATCCATTTTAACTATATGTGGGTTGCACTTTTTCCTTTGGTATCTTTTATACTTTATTCTTACAATACCGCTGTTATATTTTCTTCTATCTTTCTATTTGCTTTTTTATTTCTGGATTTTGGAATCTCCAGAGTTCCATTTTGGATGAAGTTATTCTATCTTCAAGAAATTTCTACTTTTTATCTTTTTATGGTTTTAGGAGGCTATTTTTATTCAAAAACATTGAAAGAGCATGAAACTGTTATGCAGTATTTTGCAACGAGAGATATGCTAACGGGAGCTTTAAACAGACATAAGTTTTTGGAATTTTTGTCTCACGAATTTGAAAAATCCAAGAGATTTAATCTGCCTCTTTCTTTAATAATGTTTGATATAGATTTTTTCAAAAAGGTTAATGATACGTATGGACATGATGCAGGTGATATGGTTTTGAAAAGAGTTGTAGAGATAGTAAAAAATAATATCCGAAAGATAGATAAACTTGTTAGATGGGGTGGAGAGGAGTTTATTATACTTGCTCCAAATACTGATGTGAAAGGTGCGGTTTGTCTTGCTGAAAAGTTGAGGGAGGAAATAGAGAAAGCGGATTTTGGAAAGATTGGTAAAATTACTGCAAGTTTCGGTGTTGCTGGTATGGCAGATGGTGATACTGTGGATGATTTATTAAAGCGTGTAGATGAAGCTCTTTATAAAGCTAAGCAGAAAGGAAGAAACAGAGTGGAAATCAATTAA
- a CDS encoding regulatory protein RecX, translating into MNSNFKSAISHALRLISLRDYTEKELQDKLSLKFQNLNIEKVLDYLRKNGYISDYKVAFNYAISKMEKGWGRRKIKAYLLKKGISKEIAEQVLIEIEFDYSFIKKDFEKKFQTLQTKKEKERAFRFLQQRGFTYTEIINIISGKI; encoded by the coding sequence GTGAACTCAAATTTTAAATCAGCTATATCTCATGCTCTGAGGCTTATAAGCCTCAGAGACTATACAGAAAAGGAGCTTCAAGATAAACTTTCCCTAAAATTTCAGAACCTTAACATTGAAAAAGTTCTGGACTATCTCAGAAAAAACGGATACATATCTGACTACAAAGTAGCTTTTAACTACGCAATATCAAAAATGGAGAAAGGCTGGGGAAGAAGAAAAATAAAAGCTTATCTTTTGAAAAAGGGAATCAGTAAGGAAATTGCAGAACAGGTTTTGATTGAAATAGAGTTTGATTACTCATTCATAAAGAAAGATTTTGAAAAAAAATTTCAAACCCTTCAAACTAAAAAAGAGAAAGAAAGGGCTTTCAGGTTCCTGCAACAAAGGGGATTCACCTACACAGAAATCATCAATATCATCTCTGGTAAAATATAA
- a CDS encoding metallophosphoesterase family protein: MKIGIISDIHANLHALQAVISDMEKEQIEEVWCLGDIINYGAFPNECCSWVMNNCSVSILGNHELMLLGYAEVDSPVVNECLNWTKKTISPRWIEYIKTLPLVYKNQNISIVHDNPLTPGSMIYILDNATATKSLLKQETDICFFGHTHIPIGYKLSSIGAETIKISYFSVKEGRFLINPGSVGQPRDNNPKASYGIYDSEEKNIKIKRIEYDVKAAAKSILEAGLPPIMAARLIKGI, from the coding sequence ATGAAAATAGGAATAATATCAGATATCCATGCAAATTTACATGCACTTCAGGCCGTTATATCCGATATGGAAAAAGAACAGATTGAGGAAGTGTGGTGTCTTGGAGATATTATCAACTACGGTGCTTTTCCAAACGAATGTTGTAGCTGGGTTATGAACAATTGCTCTGTTTCTATCCTTGGAAACCACGAACTTATGCTCTTAGGATATGCAGAAGTTGACAGCCCTGTGGTTAACGAGTGTTTAAACTGGACAAAAAAAACAATTTCTCCCCGGTGGATTGAATATATTAAAACACTGCCACTTGTATATAAAAATCAAAACATATCTATTGTTCACGATAATCCGCTCACGCCGGGAAGCATGATTTACATACTGGACAACGCTACCGCAACAAAATCTCTACTAAAACAGGAAACGGATATCTGCTTTTTCGGACACACCCATATCCCTATAGGTTATAAATTATCCTCTATAGGTGCAGAAACTATAAAAATTTCATACTTCAGTGTGAAGGAAGGAAGGTTTTTAATAAACCCTGGCAGTGTAGGCCAACCAAGAGACAACAACCCAAAAGCTTCTTATGGAATTTACGATTCTGAAGAAAAAAATATTAAAATAAAAAGGATAGAGTATGATGTAAAAGCTGCAGCGAAAAGCATTTTGGAAGCAGGACTACCGCCTATAATGGCTGCAAGGCTGATAAAAGGTATCTAA
- a CDS encoding GGDEF domain-containing protein, with protein MGEQSIRGKRDICSLCDISELEGLRETILFYFILAGLVTVPFFGILRNYFLGKTVIAVAALISEFILIVAYFFYSKKKIAISKLMFLTAIGVMLVSLIFQNVKFMYMWFALFPAVAFMLFPAETGLIFSVIFGLIVFIADFFIHSSSNREVYFLQEMVVFYLFMIAGGFLYAKILERQKILLSWLVSEDSLTGVMTRRRFLELLDIEIPKAKRYQIPISAVIFDIDRFRELNKSHGSEAGNRMLKDIVEVIKENIRRADVVVRWGGDEFIVYLPFTDLKGAWSVAMKLKNAVDKVISNYAVEGISVSMGLAEFKGNKDKEEFIRRLEEALYIAKNKGGNVIESV; from the coding sequence GTGGGTGAACAGTCGATAAGAGGGAAAAGAGATATTTGCTCTTTATGTGATATTAGTGAACTTGAAGGTTTAAGAGAGACAATTCTGTTCTATTTCATTCTTGCTGGACTTGTTACGGTTCCGTTTTTTGGCATTTTAAGGAACTATTTTCTGGGAAAAACAGTTATAGCTGTTGCTGCTCTAATTTCTGAATTTATCCTGATTGTTGCGTACTTTTTCTACTCTAAAAAGAAAATTGCAATATCAAAGTTGATGTTTCTTACAGCTATAGGGGTAATGTTAGTTTCACTTATTTTTCAGAATGTAAAATTTATGTACATGTGGTTTGCTCTCTTTCCCGCTGTTGCATTTATGCTTTTCCCTGCAGAGACAGGTTTGATTTTCTCGGTTATTTTTGGATTGATAGTTTTTATTGCTGACTTTTTTATTCACTCTTCTTCTAATCGGGAAGTTTATTTTCTTCAGGAGATGGTTGTTTTCTATCTTTTTATGATTGCTGGAGGGTTTTTGTATGCAAAAATTCTTGAAAGACAGAAAATTCTTCTTTCCTGGCTTGTCTCTGAAGATTCGTTAACTGGAGTTATGACACGCAGGCGATTTTTGGAGCTGCTTGATATTGAGATTCCTAAAGCTAAAAGATATCAAATTCCAATTTCTGCTGTTATATTTGATATTGACAGGTTTAGAGAACTTAATAAATCTCATGGAAGTGAAGCTGGAAATAGGATGTTAAAAGATATAGTAGAAGTTATAAAAGAGAATATACGTAGGGCTGATGTTGTTGTAAGATGGGGTGGAGATGAGTTTATTGTCTATCTGCCTTTTACAGATTTAAAGGGAGCGTGGTCTGTAGCTATGAAACTTAAAAATGCAGTGGATAAGGTGATTTCCAATTATGCTGTTGAGGGAATTTCCGTAAGTATGGGCCTGGCGGAATTTAAAGGAAATAAGGATAAGGAAGAGTTTATCAGAAGGCTTGAAGAAGCCCTTTATATTGCCAAGAATAAAGGCGGTAATGTAATAGAATCTGTTTAA
- a CDS encoding type IV pilus twitching motility protein PilT codes for MVSLNDILEKALALGASDIHLRMKMVPIFRIQGKLVKTNFPELSGSDIFEFVKTILPIEKKKEIPILKNYDTSYSIPGVGRFRVNIFKQRNTFAIVMRTIPTEVPTIEKLNLPEVIKKIALEHRGLVLVTGTTGSGKSTTLAAMLNEINEKDSRVVITIEDPIEFLHRDKKSIFYQREVGVDAEDFFTALKAALREDPDVILVGEMRDPETVRTALDAAETGHLVFSTLHTLDAKETIYRIVSFFPPYHQQAIRYQLASVLKATISQRLIPKAEGKGRVPAVEVMVVTEAIKERILNPELTEEIPSFIEKGKETYGSQTFDQSLYELWKKGFITKEDALKYATRADDLKLRMEGITSGELKF; via the coding sequence ATGGTAAGCCTGAATGATATTCTTGAAAAAGCCCTTGCCCTTGGAGCATCAGATATTCATCTGAGAATGAAAATGGTTCCTATATTCAGGATTCAGGGGAAACTTGTTAAAACAAATTTTCCTGAACTATCTGGTTCAGATATATTTGAGTTCGTTAAAACCATCTTACCTATAGAAAAGAAAAAGGAGATACCAATTCTTAAAAACTACGATACATCATACAGTATCCCCGGCGTTGGGAGATTTAGAGTAAATATTTTCAAACAAAGAAACACTTTCGCAATAGTTATGAGAACAATTCCAACAGAAGTTCCAACCATAGAAAAACTTAACCTGCCTGAGGTTATAAAGAAAATAGCTCTTGAACACAGAGGACTTGTCCTGGTAACAGGAACAACAGGTTCTGGTAAATCAACAACTCTTGCAGCAATGCTAAACGAAATAAATGAAAAAGATTCAAGAGTTGTTATTACAATTGAAGACCCTATAGAATTCCTTCACCGAGACAAAAAATCAATTTTTTACCAAAGGGAAGTTGGCGTTGACGCAGAAGACTTTTTCACTGCACTAAAAGCAGCTCTTCGTGAAGACCCTGATGTTATTCTTGTTGGAGAGATGAGAGACCCTGAAACTGTAAGAACTGCCCTTGATGCAGCTGAAACCGGTCACCTTGTTTTCTCCACACTTCACACCCTTGACGCGAAAGAAACAATTTACAGAATTGTATCCTTCTTTCCTCCATACCATCAACAGGCTATTAGATACCAGCTGGCTTCCGTTTTAAAAGCAACTATCTCCCAAAGGCTTATCCCCAAAGCTGAAGGCAAAGGTAGAGTTCCTGCCGTTGAAGTTATGGTAGTAACAGAAGCGATAAAGGAAAGAATTCTTAATCCAGAACTTACAGAAGAGATACCATCTTTCATTGAAAAAGGTAAAGAAACTTATGGTTCTCAAACATTTGACCAATCTCTCTACGAACTGTGGAAAAAAGGCTTTATTACAAAAGAAGACGCTCTTAAATATGCAACGAGAGCAGACGATCTTAAACTCAGAATGGAAGGAATTACATCCGGTGAACTCAAATTTTAA
- a CDS encoding bifunctional hydroxymethylpyrimidine kinase/phosphomethylpyrimidine kinase: MVKKPTALLSIAGFDPTGGAGIIRDILTFKHFGYYGISVITANTSQNTKGVKSIIFEPCEIIKEQLTLLFEEFEIKGVKIGLPHKDYNFNVWLANFLKDKQIPIVFDPVIKPTAGRSFVENLNTITPLIETSTVITPNESEFNLLKNCIDTSKIPWTIIKGKKEKNSVSDLLLKSGKTIDRITHEKDTLEIHGTGCAFSSALLALMIKEKKTEIAFRKAVEFLSNFRKQATEGLKQRIYTE, encoded by the coding sequence ATGGTTAAAAAACCAACTGCTCTTTTATCAATAGCCGGCTTTGACCCAACAGGGGGAGCCGGCATAATACGGGATATCCTTACTTTCAAACATTTCGGTTATTATGGAATTTCCGTCATAACAGCAAACACTTCCCAAAACACAAAAGGCGTAAAAAGTATTATTTTTGAACCGTGTGAAATTATTAAAGAACAGCTTACTCTCCTATTTGAAGAATTTGAGATCAAAGGGGTGAAAATAGGATTGCCCCATAAAGACTACAATTTTAACGTATGGCTTGCTAACTTTCTAAAAGACAAGCAGATACCCATAGTCTTTGACCCTGTAATAAAACCAACTGCCGGCAGAAGCTTTGTGGAAAATTTAAATACTATCACTCCCTTAATAGAGACTTCCACAGTAATAACTCCAAACGAATCAGAATTTAATCTTCTAAAAAACTGTATAGACACATCAAAAATCCCATGGACTATAATAAAAGGAAAAAAAGAGAAAAACAGTGTAAGCGATCTACTATTAAAGAGTGGAAAAACTATTGACAGAATAACTCACGAAAAGGACACACTTGAGATTCACGGCACAGGTTGTGCTTTCTCTTCAGCCCTTCTTGCTCTCATGATAAAAGAGAAAAAAACAGAGATAGCTTTTAGAAAAGCTGTTGAATTTCTAAGCAACTTTAGAAAGCAAGCCACTGAAGGGCTTAAGCAGAGAATTTACACCGAATAA